From Corvus moneduloides isolate bCorMon1 chromosome 9, bCorMon1.pri, whole genome shotgun sequence:
CTTTGGCCTGGAACAACTCTCAATTTAAGGCTGCGTTTCACATTCCTATCCTCCCCAACAGCCTGCAATGAGCTTCATTCTCCTGTTGCAGGGTTCAGTGGGTTATCTCTAATCTCACGGTTGCGAGCTGTGCTTTGTTCCACTGTTCCATAATTGCCTGTAACCTGtatgtggaaaaaaccccactttatTTCTATAAGTAGCTTACTATATCTAATAAAGACACTAAGATGTCTTTAATTAAATTCTGTCCTAACACCAGCTTCTGTTtgcccttcccttttttccccttgggcTCTTTTGTGGCCCTTTCTTATTCAGTGGACAGACGTTTTCAAGCTCTCACCATTGTGCCCTGCATTACTGAAACCAAGCTTTCTTTGTTCATGTGTGTTGTGCTGTGTCTCTTTCCAGTTTGGAACAACCAAGTtcatgtgctgcagctgcaaagcaaaacattacCCTTAGGACCAGTGTTTCTATGGGAAAGGGAACTGGTGATTACCCTGCCTTGGCCTCTCCAAGGCTCAGTTATAGAATCTCTCAGTATGATGGGAAAGAGCTGATTTTGGGGTAGAGACAAGGCAGGAAATTCAGAACAATGATTTTCCCAGTGCACATCTCCCTGGAGCTGTGTTTGGCTCCTTGTTATTTGCATTACAGCCATGGGGTgctgtgcaggcacagggacacctgAGGCGGGATCCAGGTGTTTTAGAGAAGCAGCAGTGTCCCAGCTACAGGTTACACCTCCCTGGCTACCCTGGGGATGTGAACAAGTGTGACCCTTCATGTGTGGAGTGTGTGTAACCCagctgttcccatccctggtTTGTGtgacagcagaaaatgggacCCACAGCTGACATGCAGTGGCACAGCTCCATGAGCTGAACTTTTGGGAAAGAGAACAGAGGGCCCTCTCTGTTCCACACAGatctgtgggagcagggaagagagaggtCCTGCTCACACAGCCCTCACCTGGAAAATGCACATTGCTCTCCATCATCCAGGTGATGAATTCCAAAAAGGAACAGTTGCAGTGCCACAGGTTGTCACTGAGTCCCAGAAGCCTCAGGCTGGGCAAGTCCCGGACAGTGCTGGTGTCCAGGAAGGTTAAGCCCGTCCGGCTCACATCCAGGTGCCTTAGCCAGGTGTTGTTGGCAAAAGCATCCTTCTTGATGGCCACAAGGTTGCGATTGTCTGAGATCTTCAGCACCACCAAGCTGAGGAGGTGGGAGAAGGTGCTGAAGGTGACCTGTGTGAGGTTGTTGAAGCTGAGGTCCAGATAGACAAGCTTGGCCAAGCCAGTGAAAGTGAAATCCAGGTCATCCCCCAAGAGATTCTTTCTGCAGTCCAGATAGACCAAATCAGCCAGGAAGCTCAATTCCACTGCTGGCAGGTATGAGACATTGTTTGCTGCCAGAATCAGCTGCCTGGTGTCCAGAGGGATGTCCACAGGGAACTCTTGCAACTGCTGTCCAGTGCAGTTCACCTCCAGGTACTGACAGCTACACCTGCTTGGGCAGTTGATCCCCTCTGATGCCATACCCAAAAGAAACATGAGGCTCAGGGACCATGGTCTACCTGAAGAAGACATGGTTTGAGACCTTCCAGGCCACTTAGCCCTTCTGGACTTCAAGCAGCCCTATGGAAGCTGCACTGCCCTCACAGCCATGCGGAGAAGCTGCAAGGCTGTGAGGAAGCACTTTGTGTCTGTGGTTCACCTGAGCTCTTGGCAGAGAGCCCAGCTAGAAACCGAGCCTGGCTTTTACATCAGCAAGTGTGGAACAgtggctggagcatctctgtctCACACTCGGTGCCAGGTGACACCTCAGTGATGTCAGTGGCTTGCAGAAGCTGCCTGTTTTTGGGGACAGTGCCGTGTCCTTGCTGACCTGCTTCCAGCTGAGTGGAGGTGCGGGAAGCTGTGCGTGGCATGGGAGCATCAGAACTGTGTAGGGAGAGTGTGAACAGCCCAAATTTTGTCAGAAATGGTGTCACACTGCAAGAGGTGCTCACTGGTACTGGTTAGGCAAGAGTCCTGCGCAGTGTTGGGTTGGCATTGTCTCCTTTCTGGAGCTAGGAGGTTTTATCCCATCTGGAGTAGCGTGTCCAGGTCTGGGGACCTCGGCACAAGATGTGGAGatgttggagcaggtccagagaagccatgaagatgctcagagggctggagcaacTCTGGTATGGGGACAGGCTGAGTTGGGGCCGTGCAACTTGGAGAAGATTCTGGGGAGACCTCACCTAAAGGGTTtatggaaaagaggaagagtgaCTCATTACACAGGCAGGTAAtgaaaggacaagagggaatgggtttaaactgacagagggcaggtttagaaTGGATGTTAGGGAGAAATTCTCCCCGGGGAAGGTGAtgaggcacaggttgcccagagaagctgtggctgccccatccctggaagtgttcaaggccaggctggacggggcttggagcagtctgggatagtggaaggtgtccctgcctatgtCAGGGGAAAACTAGGTGAGCTTTAAGGCTCCTTCCAGCGATCCTATAACTTCCGGAGGCCTTGAGAGCCGCGGCcgaaggaagagaaaggacgCCACCGCCTCACCCCGCCCTTCCCCTCACGGCCaacggcggcggcggggcggggcctgcCAAGCCACGCCCTCTCGCGATAGCGCTGCCCGCGGATAGGCCAGGGGAAGGCGCGAACGCACCAAGCCCCGCCCGAAGCGACGGCGCGGCTTCTGATAGGTCGGCAAGGGGCGGGCGTGGGCCGCGGCGGATTCAAGTGGTGGGCGCGCGCCAGTGCTGCCGTTGTGTTGCCGCCACGTCCCTACTGCCGCTATGGAGACTATGACCTTCCCCCGCTACAGCCCCGACGACATCATCAGTTACCTCCGCTCGCACATCCTGGAGGGCGCCGAGGCCCGGAACCTGGTTAAGGGCGACGTGTTCGGCAACACCAAGGTGCGTGAGGGGGGTGCAGGGCGGCTCCGTAGGCCGCCCGCTCCCGTGTGGGACGGACGTGCTGCCCCGCTCTGTGTAACCACGGGGTTGGGTGGAACGGTGTGGCGTTGGGCTCGGAGGAGTCTCAGGGCTCTACCTCGCCGCTCGGGCCTCGCCGGGAAGCGCGGTGgtgtcaccagcagcacccGGCCTGTCTTTCCTAGCTCTGTGGGAATAACGGTGTCTGGTAAAGTCGCATAGTTCCATTAGTTCGCCTGATCAATTTAGTGCTTTTAAACGAAGCTCTGCTTTTAAACTCCTCCCTGCTTCATCCCCTTTCATCTCTCTGAGCATTTAATGTTAGCGAGTGTCCCCGGCGGAAGAAAAGTGGCTTTAAAGTGGAATTGATGCCTCGGAGTGATTACTAGTGCTGTTATTCCTTGTGTTTGAGCCTGCGGTGGGAAGGTTCTGGCCCTGCTTGTTTAGATGGTTTTTAAGAAGCAAAACTGATCATGGATTAGTGCTATAAATGAAAAGCTGTTTATCTTATAAGTGATTTGTTTCCTCTTCATTTTAATAATCTAATGAAGGGCACTCATTGCTACAGGATTAtgatttctgtgactttttttaggtttttggCATTGCTTGGTTTGGAAACTGCTCAGGAAGCAGCAGTGTAATGAAAACCAATGCCTGGTGTACACAGTCAGGGCTGTAATTGTCCCAGCTGACTGCTGTTCCTTAAAACTGAATTATGAGCAAGTAATGCTTGAACTGCAAAATGTTGGAAAGTGAAACTTGTTTGTTGTGGTGGCTCAGTGAAATCAGCCTTCATGTGTTAAAAGCTGAATGCTTTCATGGCCTGGTCTGGGAGCCCTGAGTAATCAAACATATGGAATACTGATTCATATCCTCTCTTCCTGCAGCTTGACATTTTACACCTGATTTACATGAGAATCCTGCAGAAAGTGTATGGGATCCGCCCGGAGCACTTCTTCATGGTAGggctgcctgtggcaggggtgaTGGgatattaaaggaaaagaatattgGACTCACCTGTTCTTTGGGATGCTGAGGGTGCCAGAAATGTCTGTAAGGTATAGGAGGGACTGGACAAACTTTTGGAGGGATGCCATGACCAGCCTTGAAAATCCATCCTGGGCTGTTGGGCATCTGCCTTTGGCCATGGCTGGAGGAGGTTGGACTGATCTGGAAGGAATGTAAATGTTGCTTTTGATATTTGATCATGTCCACGCCTGCGTTAACTGAGAGGAAAGTAAGGAGAGGCTGATACCTCGTTGACTAACAGTTAATTTAGCTACTGTTAGGCAAGAACTGATCCCTGAAAGTGAGATGATTTTTTCTCATGGGATTTCTGGATAAACTGAAAGGGAAGAGCGTATGTACACAAGATAACTATGTTCTTCCCAGGCAGTGACATCAGCTGCCATGCTGTTCTATGAGGTTTAAAATATCAGAGAAAGGGGACAGTGTACCACTACATTCTCCTGACTTCTTCATAAAGCAGTTGAGTATGTCAATTTTGGGGTGTTTAAAGAAGGAGCCTCTTGCTGGTAGCTGTATAATGCAGAGACTGTTGTGCTGCACAAGTTATGAGCATATTGGAACAGAGTTTAGATTGAGTTCCAGAGTTTGTAATGTTGCTTCTTTAGTTATTATTGTCTTTTTATATCTTTTCCAGCAAAGTTGACACTTAAAATTGTGTGCTAACTAACTTGATGACATTTTTCAGCCTTTAATATGTATTCCCTGTGGATGGGAAGATCATCCTCAGTGAATGGAAGATCGTCCTCTAATCTATTGGAATTATTTTATGCTGTGAAAAATGCtgtgtaatttttgttttaagtatTCTCTACTTATGCACTGACTCTCTTTTTACTCTTTAGATGCCAGTCAACATTGACATAATGTACCCACAGATCTATGAAGGCTTTCTACCTGTCTGTAATTTGTATATTCACATGTAAGTAGAAGATGCTTGTCTTGTGCTTGCTGGGCAAATGCTCTGGGATGAGAGGACAAGATCTGTTTTGTAACAGATGAGAATAGGATGAGAACTGAGTGGTGGTCACAAAACCTGAGTCATGGTCACTGCAGCTGaggttgttttgtttccttgcaggGAGCACTTGCTGCCAATGTGCCGGATTAATGACTTTCAAATTGCTGATATTTTAAACCCAAGTAAGCAAGTGCCTTGTAATCCTTGTGTTTCCTGGGGTACTGGGTGTTGCTTGATATTCCAGGTGGTTTTTCTCTACGGGCATCTGGTGTCCCTgatttcctgctgctcttctgaCCCTTAAACAAACTGGTTCAAATGAGCAGTTCTTATCCCTTATGTGGGCTGATGCAGGTCAATAACTGAGGGCAGTTTTGAATGCTATGAGTCTGTTGAACTGGTGATCTGGAGATGGGCTATGACATACTTACAACGGTGTAATAATAGATGGTGATGAAAATTACCCTGATGGCTCTGGAATGCTTTAGGATTTCTTACGCTGATGCCTATGCTCCATTCCTTTCAATACCCAGTTGTGGTGATTCTGCTACAACACAAACAACTTGGAAAAGGCTACTCTAAAGAACCCTGTCACTTCTGGATCTGTCTTGTCTAAGACATTCAAAGCTTTTGTAATCATCTTTCAGAAAGTTTGCTTGGAATAAAGCCAAAAGGTCTCTGCAGTTCAAATTGCTGCTTTCAGTTAGGCTGATAGCTACAGAGAGGCTCTCTTCAGAGCTGTAGTTCAAGACTGACATTCTTTCTCTCTGGCTTCTGTTTTAATGGGAGGCTGTGTGTTAACAGCCTTTTCTCCCAGGTGCCATTATTAATTTGTTAAA
This genomic window contains:
- the LRRC52 gene encoding leucine-rich repeat-containing protein 52; its protein translation is MSSSGRPWSLSLMFLLGMASEGINCPSRCSCQYLEVNCTGQQLQEFPVDIPLDTRQLILAANNVSYLPAVELSFLADLVYLDCRKNLLGDDLDFTFTGLAKLVYLDLSFNNLTQVTFSTFSHLLSLVVLKISDNRNLVAIKKDAFANNTWLRHLDVSRTGLTFLDTSTVRDLPSLRLLGLSDNLWHCNCSFLEFITWMMESNVHFPDADNFTCYTPADLRALRMPAVEAQLHFSCLTQPYKQDYVFLCLVGFCIFCAGTMAAWLAGVCAVTYKVHASKEKEEEAEEAEEALRAKVTETLQAPQSGNDRESPGGFGVLYIAPNYESKG